The following is a genomic window from Geoalkalibacter halelectricus.
CGGGGTTTTTTGTCAGGCGACACTATAAATTGACCCCCTAGCGACATCAGGAATTGACCCCCTCCCGACGTGGAGGAAGCATGCAAAATATGAGATACATGGTCCCCGTTTTTAATGCCGAGAAGACGAGGGACCTTATGCAGACACCTGATGACGTGGCCGCGATGTTGCGGCTACATGTGCTTGGCTGGGGTGCCAAGCGCATCGCCCGGGAATTGGGCATCAGCAAGAACACCGTCAAGCACTACCTTCGCCAGGGCGGTTGGAGCGCCTATCGGTCACCCTCCAGAAGCAAAGCCTTGGATGGTCTGGAGTCGTGGCTGGAGCAGTGCTTTATCCAGCATGGCGGAAACGCCGATGTGGTGCGTCAGGAACTGGCCCGTGTGCATGGCATCAGCGTGTCGCTGCGCACGGTGGAGCGTGGCGTCCAGCCGTTTCGGCAGCAGCTTGTAGCGGCGGCCAGGGCCACATTACGCTTCGAAACGCCGCCGGGGCGCCAGCTTCAGATTGATTTCGGCACCGCCCGGGTAACCATTGGCCCTGAGGTCGTGCGCATCTCTTTGTTCGTGGCCACCCTGGGATATTCACGCCGTCCCTTCGTTGCCGCCTTCACCCATGAGCGCCAGTCGGCCTGGTTGGCGGGAATCGAGGGCGCTTTTGCTCACTTCGGCGGCATTGTCGAGCAGGTTTTGCTCGATAATCCCAAGGCCCTGGTGCTTCGCCACGACCCACAGACGCGGGAAGTGAGCTTCAACGAACGCTTTATTGCTTTTGCCCGCTATTGGGGCTTTACTCCACGGGCCTGCGCCCCTTACCGCGCCCGCACCAAGGGCAAGGACGAATCCGGAGTCAAGTACGTTAAGCGCAACGCCATCGCCGGGCGCAGTTTCGCAAGCTGGGAGGAGTTGCAATCCCACTTGACCCGCTGGATGCGCGAGGTCGCCGATGTGCGTGTGCATGGCACCACCGGCGAACGACCCATCGAGCGTTTTGAGCGCGACGAGCGCAAAGCGCTACGGCCTCTGAATGGGCGCCCGCCCTTCCAACAAAGCCGCGAGTTGCGCCGGAGGGTTGCCAGCGACGCCTGTGTCGAGGCGGATACCAACGCTTACAGTGTCCCTTGGCGCCTGATCGGCCAGCAGGTCAGCGTTCAGATTGCTGAAACCGAACTTGTCGTCTTCCAAGGCACTCAAGAAGTTGCCCGGCATCCTGTCTGTGCCGGGCGCAGACAGCGGGTGATCAATCCCAGCCATCTGGTCGGCATTGTCGGTATGGCGCCACGTGCGCTTGTTGCTTCAGATCCGCCGGATCTTCCACGGCCCCCGCAGCCAAGCCCTTTGCTGCGGCCGCTAGCTGAGTACGAGGCGGTGGCAGGAGGTGCGTGGTGAAAGTGGATCATGACCGGCTTTTGCAAATGCTCACGCGCCTTCAACTCATCGCCATCCGTGAGCAACTCGATAGCCTGCTCGATGAGGTCGCCCGGCGCGATTTCAACTTCCGTGAAGCCCTGGCTTTCCTCTGTGAAGCGGAGGTCGCCTACAAAGATCAACGACGTATCCGCATGGGCACCAGCATCGCCAAGTTTCCTTTCGTACGCACCCTGGACGGTTTCGACTTCGAGGCTCAGCCTTCCCTCGATCCGAAGCAGATCCGAGAACTGGCAACTTGCCGATGGGTGGCCAACGGCGACAGTGTGCTGCTGCTCGGACCGCCTGGTGTTGGCAAATCCCATTTGGCAGTCGCTTTGGGACGCGAGGCGATCCGCTGCGGCTACTCGACGCTGTTCATTACCGCCACGGCCCTAATGACGAGCCTCTCCAAAGCTCATCTGGACGGCAAGCTGGAAGAGCGTTTGATGCATTTTGGCAAACCCAAGCTACTCATCATCGACGAAATCGGCTATCTGCCATTTGAGACCAATGCCGCCCATCTGTTTTTCCAACTCGCTTCGCGCCGTTATGAGCGCGGCAGCCTTCTGTTGACCAGCAACCGCAGTGTTGGCGAATGGGGCGAGGTTTTTGGCGATCCGGTCGTGGCCACCGCCATCCTCGACCGGGTCTTGCATCATAGCCATGTCGTCACAATCCGAGGCGAAAGCTATCGTCTGCGGGAGAAGCGCCGCTCGGGCCTTTTGCAAACAGCCCACCAAACATCAACCCCAACCCCGGGGGGTCAATTCTGAATGTCGCCGGGGGGTCAGTTTCTGATGTCGCTTGACACTCATAAAATCCAAGAAACTGAAATCGTTGTTCTTGAGTTGGTGATAAACGAACAAGCAGAATTCGGCGATGGTGTTGCCGTGGACGGAAAAAACAAAGCCGCCACCGCCGCCGAGGCCCCAGACCAAATGCGCCTTGGCGCTGATAATGAAGCGACCTCGTTCGTATTCAATGAAAAAATCGCCCTTGACGCCTGCGCCGACCCCGGCAGTCCCCTCATACCCCACCTGCGCCAGCGTCCCCCAATAGCCGCCGCGCTCGGGATTTTGCCATTCGGCGGCGCCGCTGACCTCGCAGCCGCGCTTGAGTCCGGCAAAGGCTTGCCCGCCGAGTCTTTGGCCGTTGCTCTCCTCGGGGTCGGTGCGGGTTGCGCCGCGTGCTTCGACCTTGCCGCTTGGCGCGATGTCGAAGTGCACCTGGTTGGCCACCTGGAAGCTGGCTCCGGCAAAGCCGGTGAGGGCGGTTTGCAGCTTGGCGCGGATCGGGCCGCAGTCGAATTGCTTGACCTCTCCTTGCCGTGGTCCGCTCTCGATACGGTAGCCAAAGCGCAGGGGATGGCCTTCGGCCCTGGGGATGTAGCCGTTGAAGTCGGTGCGCGCTTCGGCCAGGGTGAGCTTGACCGCGAGCTCGGTGCTGAGCCCGAAGGTTTTGTCGGCGAAATCGACGCTGTTTCTGAGGCTTGCGCCGTGGGTGTAGCGCAGGATCTGCGCCTGGGAGGAAACATCGAAACGGCGGTTGGGATTGTTGGGCGGCAGCAGCAGATTGCTCAGGCGGCAATTGACGCCTTGGGCCCAGGTGGAAAGGGTTTGGCTGTGGGGTTCGACCAGATCCCAGGTGAAGTGCAGGTGCTTTTGCCCGAAAACCTCCTTGAGCCGGTCGAACTTGAGTTGCTCGCCCTCGATCAGGGTGCCCTGGGTCATGTCCTTGATGCGGTGATGACGCCAGGAGAGCGCGATGTCCCGGGAGTCAAGATACGCGTATCTGCCGCCGCGCAGGCCGATGACCTCGGTGAGGCGACAGGTCTCGGTGTCGGCGTCGATCAGCGGCGCCAGGGTGCGGTCGAGGTGCTGCTTGGCCGCGGCGATGCGCTCCTCATCCCCTGCGGCATAGCTTTGTTCTAACGCGGCGACGGCTTCTTCGAAAGGTGCCGCGGCGGCCTGGAAAGCCGCATCATCCTGCTCTTCGAGCAGATAGAAGGTGTTGGTGCCCAACTCGTAGAGGATCTCGGCCACGGGGATGATCTCTTCAACCAGGCGCAGCCGGATCTGGTGGAGATCGCTGCCGCCGGGCGCCTCGGCGCGGGCGCTGAGCTGATAATCGCCGGCGGCGTCGGCTTCAAGAAGACCGCGCCACTGGGAGGCGCCGAAGGGGCGGCGGGCGGCCTGGGTGAACTGGCCGCTGTGTCCGCTGGCGAGATTGTGCCAGACGACGCGGATGTTTTGGGCGTCGTAGGCGTTGCCTTCGACGGAAAAGCGCTGCGACGCCAGGGGCAAAACGGCCCCGTCGGCGGGTGACTTGATGCGCACCCCGGGCGTGGGTTCGCAAGTGCCGCGGACGACGGGACGCGCCCAGGGCGGCGCGACGGCGGCTAATCCGCCCGCCGCGCCGCCCCGAGGGCGGGTGGAGGTGCGCCGGGCCAGGGCATAGTGCTTTTGCGCAAAGTCGAGGCGGCTGAGATCGGCGATGGGCGCCCAGCCGTTTTTGTGCTCGGCGAACAGTTGCAACTGCGCTCCCGGGCGTCGGTAGCGCGCCTGCTCGGGGTCGACGACGATCCAGTCGCTGTAATGGGGAGAGAGCTGTTTTTTGAGATTGCTGGGCAGGGTTTCGACGGCGATGCCGCGCCAGGGCCGCGGCGGCTCTTGCGGGGGAGGCTTCGGCCAGGGATCGTGCCGGAATGGGTCGCGCCGGTGGTCGGCACTGCTCGAAAAGGGCGAATCGAAGGCGTTCCGGAATCCACCGCACGCCGAGCCGCGGCGCATAAACGGATCAGAAGAATAATGTTCTTCGATGGGCATGGCTCCCCTCCTGCAATTTATTTCATTATAAATTCACACGAAGAGGTAATTTGCCATGAGCGGCTGAGGATGGCAAGAGAAAGATCGGCAGATAAGGTTGGGTAAAACCCGTAGGCGGGATTGCTAGGAGGCTGTCGGACTATCCATGAGCCGACTGCAAATCCGGCGGTTGAATGCAATATGGCGAAAAGAAACAAGCCTGATTTGCGTAATAAACCACTCAGGCTGTCCGGGGAAAGTAATAGGTGCTTAACTTACAAAACTAACCAACAAGTTGTTAGTTTTCGATGTTGGTTATGCTGCTGTTTTTGTCATCATTAAATTTTTGAAGTTCTGACATTCATTATGGATGGACAACATTAATTTATCCATTTCGAGTAACTTATCTTTGTGATGCTCCTGCCAGTTGGTGTTGATAACTGAACATACCATAGGCAAATCATTTGTCAGCATGCATAATATTGCTGCAATATTTTTGATGCCCTTTTCGGTCAATTCATACCTGATGCTACCGTTAATTTTCCTCACAAGGCCTTTACCTCTAAACTTTTTTATATCATATGAGGCTTTACGGCTTGAGAAACTGTTATCAAAAAATGGTTTTAGCTCTTGTGAAAGATCCTTGCTTGTGAAGCCACCTGGCTTCATGGATAAACTCAACAATGCCAAGGCAACTATTTTTGTCCTTCTTTTCATAAAGTCAATGCCTGCAAGCCTGTTTGATCCGGTTGCTGCTGGCTTTGCCATATCTTCAAAAGTTTGATCATCAATTAAAGCAAGGTGTGCAAAGTCAAGATTGGAAAGGAAACTTCCCATGATTGTTTCCAGCTTTTCAACAATCTCTGAAAATGATTCGATGCCACGTTTGCATTTTAAATCTTTGGCGTTGTGAACAACCACCTCTGCCCTTAAAGTGCGCTCGCCTTTGTCATACAACTTGACTGTTAATCTGCCAAAGTGTATTTTAAAGATTGTCAGATTGTAATCAGGTTTCTCGATACGCACTTCAGGTGCAGGGGCTGTGGATTTATGGTTATACGGACGGGTCTTCTTGCCAAATATCATTTTTAGCCTTTTTATGCTCAGGCGACCCCGTGTAAGATCAATTATTTTTTGATAGACATCGTCCATCTGGCGTCCCCTTTTGAACAATAAATTACGGCTGTATTCTATCTGGTAAATAGAAAATTTGTAATGAAAGCCCGTATCCTGTTGCTGCTTTTTGTCCATGACAAACCACAAACAGGAATAAACCCACCTTTGGCAGACCTGCTCAAATTGCCCGTTGAATTTCAAGGTGTCTGCAATCTGAGACAGCTTTTCTCCATCATTATATGATGTAAAACAGTTACCTTCTTTTGTTACTTGAAGTTTGGAATAACCCTCTTGACGCTCTACCCAATCATGCCCGTTTAAAATAATGTTACAACTAAAGGGCGGGTGTGCACACATTCGGATTGTGATATGTCCCCATTCTTTATCCATTATATGAAAGTAAAAATGGTTTACTAATGAGGTCTTCTTCTTTCTGCGTATATCTATACTGCCATTGTCAAATCGCTTGACTTCCCACAACAGACTTGGTGCTCGTGAAACAAATACTGCGAAAATACCAATGAAACCTCGATCTTGAGGTTTTAATATTTCTGCTTCAATGTGTTTACGCTCTCCGGTTGGAAAATATACAAAAGGAATGTCTTTCTTCTTGCAAAAAGATTGAACACGTCTGCTAAAACGTCCAGCATAACGCATCATACTGGCATCGCTCATATCCTTGTCACTACCTTCCATTGTCCGGTACCAATTTCTAACTCCACCCGGAACTAATAGCATCGGACTATAGGCATTTAAAACGATTCGGTCAATACAGTTATATTCACCTTCCAATAAAGGCTGATAATGTTTTGTTAAGTTATCTTTTGATTTCATTCGCCAAAGCTATTCATTTGATCGGATGTAACATCCCGCTTTGCGGCTTTTTTTCAGGCTTGTCCTGAAAAAACATAGACCCTAAGTTGAAAAGTTATGATGATGACCAACGAGCTTTTGGAGTAATCGTAATACTTCCCTTTTTTTTCACAGCTAATGTATTGACCATTTTTTATAAACTGGAAATTAGTTATGTAAAGTTCTTTTTAATCTTCTTTTTTGTTTTGACCTACTTCCTTTTTTACCATAAAAAAAAGTACTTGACTATATGTCGCAATTTTGAATTAAAAAAATATCAACAATTAGAAATCGGGCATTCTTTGGTATTTTTATATGCAATTTTAACTTTATTTTAAATTCATGTTTATGTAAATTGTTATTATGTTAACATAGTTATCGGCATAACACAAATCGTTCTATAGACCAATTTCCATTATTATTCCATTATTTTTCTCGACCATAAAAAGAAACTTCCTTTGTGTTGAAGGAAGTTTCTGAGGTTGTTGAAAAAGTCATGTTATAGAGATGAAGCATGACTTTTTCGCGTCTAAAAATCAGTTTTTAAGGTTTGTCATGCTTTGAGACAGGGTTTTTCTATCCCCTTTTATCAAGGATGGTGGCAATTTTTTTCACATTAAGCGCAGTCGCCGTTAACAGCGCCTGTGCTTTAACTCCCTCTGACCCACGATAGTGAGCGTATCGCATCCCGCTTAATTCTTTCATATCGGCGAAGACCCGTTCAACGGTTTCTTTACGCCTTTGGTAGAGCGCTTTTCCCTCCGGCGTCTTCATAAAAGCTCTCACTTCATCGGCATAATGTTCTTTGATGTGACGCCTGATGGTTCGTGATTGATTTTCTTCTATGACGCCTTCAGTGTTGCTTTCGTAGAGGCATTTTTCCCGTTTAGGACAATTTCTGCATATTTCAGGATCGCTGCGGTACTCGACATATCCTTCTCGCGTCGTGGTGACGTACCTGAGAACCTGCCCTTCAAAGCAGGTGTATTCGTCCCGCTGAGGATCATATTCAAACCAGTATTTGCTTTTCTTGCCCTTTTTACCAGCGTACTTCCTTGGTCCAATGACAGGTGTCAGATTTCTTTCCACCAGTGCTTCTAAGACATTGAGGTTAAAGTAGCCTGCATCTGCACCCACATAAGTGGGAATGATTTTCAGGGTTTCAAATATTTCATCCAGGTTTTCGATGTAAACGGTGGCGTCATGGACGTTTCCGGGTGTGACGCTTAGTCCCAGGATGATGTTGTTCTCACCGTCAACAGTGCCGTGTATTAAATGGTAGAAGCCCACAGGTTTGCGATCTCTGTGCATGTATCCGCTGGAGGGATCGGTGGTACTGATTTTAGTGTTTTTCCGAATAACTTTATCAGCTGCCGGTTTTAAGGATTTCTGTCCTTTGGTTTCTCTTTTCTCATTGACCAGTGTCAGTAAGGACTCATCTTCTGAGACGGTGATTTCTTTTTCTTCGTTTGTGTATTTTGAATTGCTGGCATTGGCTCGGATATGGGTTGAATCGGTGTAAAAGATTTTTCCTGATACCAGTTTGTTTTCCATTGCCAGAAGCACCACTTCGTTCATGATCTCTTCATACACCTTCGCATCTTTAAACCGCCCTGTCCTGTTGTAGCTGATGGTGGTGTGGTCGGGGATGGTATCGGTGATGCCATAACCTAAAAACCAGCGGTAGGCCATGTTATGATGGATTTCTTCGGCTAATCTTCTTTCTGAAGGGATGCCATACAGTGCCTGGATCAGGGACATCTTGAACAGTACCACTGGATCAATGGATGGCCGGCCCATGGTATCGGCATAGTAGTCTTCTACTAGATCATAGATAAATCTAAAAGAAACATGTTTTTCGATCTTTCTCAGTAAGTGGTCTTCTTTTACCAGCTGTTCCAACATCACTAATTCGGCTTTTAGCTGAACATGGTCTCTCTTTGTCATCATTCGAATCACCCCTTATATCTATATTCGACATCTAAGGGCGAATCTCCTTTTTGCCTGCAAAGAAAAAAAGCCTATTTTCATAGACTTTTTCAACAACCTCAGAAACTTCCTTTGTGTTGAAGGAAGTTTCTTTTTCTTTTGTCACTGGAAAGAAGTATTTATCATATATGAATCAAACCCTTATGCGGCAATCCAATGCCATAAACTGATTGCGTTGCTGGTCCCAGGCAACCGGGTTTAGGTCTACCTCACAGATTGCTGGTATTTCCTGTAACATGGTGCTGAAGCCGGTCATCATTTCTACCAGCTCGTTTACCGGCAGCTTTTCGCCTCCCCGGTAACCATCCAGCAATGGGTAGCTTTTTAGTTTTTCCAACATATGCCAAGCCTCCTGCTCATTGATCGGAGCCAGCTTAAGTGCAACATCCTGTGCGCCCAGCATGGGCGCACTCTTGTGGGTGCAAGTCCCACCGTAAGTTGATCACGGCGAACGAAGTGAAGCGCAACTGCACGAGGGCGACCGAGTGTGGGGAGGAAGCGTGGAGCGAAGCTGCGAGCCGATGGACAAGAACCGGATAGAAGGCGCTGCCGAGCAGGGCGAGCGGGCATGAAACCGCGAAGCTCTCGTGATCAAGGCGAGGCGGCGTAAATTCGGCGGTTGTGCAGCGAAGGAGTGCGTTCTTACCTGGGGAGATCTCGCCTTGTGCCTGAAAGGGCGACGGAAATGGGTCCGGAGCGAGAAGTCAGCAGAGGTCGTAGTAGTCGCCGGGACGGGACGAAGGACCGAACGAGAAGGAGAGCCGACGGCCATGTCGCTCGCACGCGTCACGCACCAGATGCCCGGATTGCCGGGGCGCATCGGAAGAGGGGCAGGTGAAGCCGAGCCCGAACCGGTTCGTGGTGAAACGCGGACGGCGCGAGATGGAGACGGGAGCTCGGGGCGCGAGGATCTGTTGCGGCAGGTTCTGGCGCGAGAGAACATGGCTCGGGCGTGGAAGCGCGTCAAAGCCAACGGCGGCAGTGCCGGGGTGGACGGGCGGTCAATCGCGGAAACGGCGGAACACCTCAAGACTCACTGGCCAACGATTCGGGAAGCGATTCTGAACGGGACCTACCGGCCGGAGCCGGTCAGGCGCGTGCGGATTCCAAAGTCCGGCGGCGGCGAGCGGGAACTGGGGATACCGACGGTGACGGATCGACTGATCCAGCAAGCCCTCCTGCAAGTTTTGCAAGCGAGGATCGACCCGACATTCTCCGAACACAGCTACGGGTTTCGCCCCGGACGCCGGGCGCACGATGCGGTGCGCATGGCGCGACGCCACGTGCAGGAAGGATATCGCGTGGTGGTGGATGTGGATTTGGAGAGGTTCTTTGACCGGGTCAATCACGACATCCTGATGGAACGGCTATCGAGACGGATCGAGGATAAGGCCGTGCTGCGGCTGATCCGACATTACCTTGCGGCCGGGGTGATGGATGGTGGTGTGGTCATGGAACGGCACGAGGGGACGCCGCAAGGCGGCCCGTTGTCGCCGCTATTGGCCAATGTACTGCTCGACGAGGTGGATCGGGAACTGGAGCGGCGCGGTCATCGCTTTGTTCGCTACGCCGACGACTGCAACGTGTACGTGCGCAGCCGTCGTGCGGGCGAGCGCGTGTTGGCCGGTCTGCGCCGATTCTACGCCCGGCTCCATCTAAGGGTCAACGAAGCCAAGAGCACCGTGGCACCGGCCTCTAGCCGCAAGTTTCTGGGATACAGTCTCTGGTATGGTCCCGGCGGTCAGGTCAGGTACCGAGTTGCAAAGAAGGCACTGGAGACCTTCAAACAGCGCATCCGGCAAATCACGCGCCGCTCATGCGGGCGGAGTCTGCCGGAAGTGGCGGAACGCCTCAGGAGTTACCTGCCCGGCTGGAAGCGCTACTTCCAGCTGGCGCAGACGCCGAAGGTGTTCCGGGAACTCGACGAGTGGATACGGCACCGGTTGCGGGCATTGCAACTCAAGCACTGGCGGCGGGGAAAGACGATGTACCGGGAGCTGTTGGCATTGGGTGCGTCAGAGATAGACGCCCTAAGGGTTGCGAGGAACAGTCGCCGGTGGTGGCGTAACAGCCGTCTGGCACTGAACCGCGCCATGCCGATTGCCCACTTCGACCGGATCGGTGTTCCCCGGCTCTCATAACCTCAACTTCTCGAACCGCCCGGTGCGGACCCGCATGCCGGGTGGTGTGGGAGGGGAGCGGTCAGAGAGCCTGACCGCCCCCGTGATGTGCCAGATGTAACCGGGGACATAGTGACGATTGGCCCGTGGCATGATTCCCCTCCCCTATCAATTTCATACCGATTGCAGGACATAAATGCGATTTTGCCCCCCCAAAATCGAGCCATAGGGGAATTTTTGAGGGCTTTATTGACTGTTTCCTTTTTTGTTTCAGTCGGTTACCTTGGTCCGACCCCATGACCGCCATGCTCAGCCTAAGCCGAACCTCAGCGATCCGCGCTCACCGGCAGCGGCTGGTCGGTGTTGATGACGCAGCGGAAACCCCAGGAAGCCGTCGCCTCTCTTTCAAAGGTGCCG
Proteins encoded in this region:
- the istA gene encoding IS21 family transposase — its product is MQNMRYMVPVFNAEKTRDLMQTPDDVAAMLRLHVLGWGAKRIARELGISKNTVKHYLRQGGWSAYRSPSRSKALDGLESWLEQCFIQHGGNADVVRQELARVHGISVSLRTVERGVQPFRQQLVAAARATLRFETPPGRQLQIDFGTARVTIGPEVVRISLFVATLGYSRRPFVAAFTHERQSAWLAGIEGAFAHFGGIVEQVLLDNPKALVLRHDPQTREVSFNERFIAFARYWGFTPRACAPYRARTKGKDESGVKYVKRNAIAGRSFASWEELQSHLTRWMREVADVRVHGTTGERPIERFERDERKALRPLNGRPPFQQSRELRRRVASDACVEADTNAYSVPWRLIGQQVSVQIAETELVVFQGTQEVARHPVCAGRRQRVINPSHLVGIVGMAPRALVASDPPDLPRPPQPSPLLRPLAEYEAVAGGAW
- the istB gene encoding IS21-like element helper ATPase IstB, with the translated sequence MLTRLQLIAIREQLDSLLDEVARRDFNFREALAFLCEAEVAYKDQRRIRMGTSIAKFPFVRTLDGFDFEAQPSLDPKQIRELATCRWVANGDSVLLLGPPGVGKSHLAVALGREAIRCGYSTLFITATALMTSLSKAHLDGKLEERLMHFGKPKLLIIDEIGYLPFETNAAHLFFQLASRRYERGSLLLTSNRSVGEWGEVFGDPVVATAILDRVLHHSHVVTIRGESYRLREKRRSGLLQTAHQTSTPTPGGQF
- a CDS encoding IS1182 family transposase; translated protein: MMTKRDHVQLKAELVMLEQLVKEDHLLRKIEKHVSFRFIYDLVEDYYADTMGRPSIDPVVLFKMSLIQALYGIPSERRLAEEIHHNMAYRWFLGYGITDTIPDHTTISYNRTGRFKDAKVYEEIMNEVVLLAMENKLVSGKIFYTDSTHIRANASNSKYTNEEKEITVSEDESLLTLVNEKRETKGQKSLKPAADKVIRKNTKISTTDPSSGYMHRDRKPVGFYHLIHGTVDGENNIILGLSVTPGNVHDATVYIENLDEIFETLKIIPTYVGADAGYFNLNVLEALVERNLTPVIGPRKYAGKKGKKSKYWFEYDPQRDEYTCFEGQVLRYVTTTREGYVEYRSDPEICRNCPKREKCLYESNTEGVIEENQSRTIRRHIKEHYADEVRAFMKTPEGKALYQRRKETVERVFADMKELSGMRYAHYRGSEGVKAQALLTATALNVKKIATILDKRG
- a CDS encoding acetate--CoA ligase family protein → MLGAQDVALKLAPINEQEAWHMLEKLKSYPLLDGYRGGEKLPVNELVEMMTGFSTMLQEIPAICEVDLNPVAWDQQRNQFMALDCRIRV
- the ltrA gene encoding group II intron reverse transcriptase/maturase translates to MSLARVTHQMPGLPGRIGRGAGEAEPEPVRGETRTARDGDGSSGREDLLRQVLARENMARAWKRVKANGGSAGVDGRSIAETAEHLKTHWPTIREAILNGTYRPEPVRRVRIPKSGGGERELGIPTVTDRLIQQALLQVLQARIDPTFSEHSYGFRPGRRAHDAVRMARRHVQEGYRVVVDVDLERFFDRVNHDILMERLSRRIEDKAVLRLIRHYLAAGVMDGGVVMERHEGTPQGGPLSPLLANVLLDEVDRELERRGHRFVRYADDCNVYVRSRRAGERVLAGLRRFYARLHLRVNEAKSTVAPASSRKFLGYSLWYGPGGQVRYRVAKKALETFKQRIRQITRRSCGRSLPEVAERLRSYLPGWKRYFQLAQTPKVFRELDEWIRHRLRALQLKHWRRGKTMYRELLALGASEIDALRVARNSRRWWRNSRLALNRAMPIAHFDRIGVPRLS